From the Candidatus Binatia bacterium genome, the window GATCTGATCGGCAAGAAAATCGGTCTCCGTAATTTCCAGGTCACCAACAACCTCTGGGTGCGCGGGATATTGGAGCACGAGTACCAGGTCCCGCACAGAAAGATCCAGTGGTTTACGCGGGATCCCGAGGAGGTGGAATTTACCCCGCCTAAGGATCTCATGATCCAGCGCGTGCCCGCGGGCAAGAACCCGGAGAAGATGCTTGTCGACGGCGAGCTGGACGCGGTCATCTACCCGGAGCTGATTCGACCCGTCCTCGACCGGGATAAAAGGGTGAAGCGGCTTTTCGAAAACTACAAAGAGCTGGAGATCGACTACTATAAACGGACCGGCATCTTTCCGATCATGCACACGACCGCGATCAAACAAGAGATCGTCGAACGGTATCCGTGGGTGTCGCTCAATCTCATGGGAGCGTTCGAGCGCGCGAAAAAGATCGCCTACGAGCGTATGGAAAATCCGCGCCGGGTGCCGCTCGCGTGGTTCCGCCACGCGCAGGAAGAGCAGGAAGATATCCTGGGGCGCGATCCATGGGAGTACGGCCTGGGAGACGGGAACCGGAAGACTCTGGAGACGTTGATCCAGTATTCGCACGAGCAGGGTCTGATCGGGAAAAAACTCCCGTTAGAAGATCTCTTCATCCATCCCAGCCTGAAAGGTTAAGTCATGGAGACGGCGATCGTTGCCGGCGTAGGGCCGGGACTAGGCGCATCGCTTGCCCGGGCTTTCAGCCGCGAAGGCTATGCCGTCGTCCTGCTGTCACGAAAACTCCAATCCGGCGAACCTGTAGCCGACGAGATCCGCGCTCACGGCGGCAAAGCGCTGGCGTTGGCGGTCGATGTCACGGAGCGCGAGGCCGTCTTCGAAGCGGCGGCGAAATACCGCGCGGAGTTCGGGCCGGTAACGGCTCTGGCTTACAACGCCAGCGGTTTCGGCCGAGGAAAATTTCTCGAGTTAGATCCGGAAATGATTCGGCAATCTTTCGACATCGGCGTGATGGGCGCGGTCCATCTCGCCCAGGCCGTGATTCCGGATATGCTCAAGAGCGGCCACGGCTTCATCTCCCTCACCGGCGCCACCGCATCGCTGCGCGGCCGCGCCAGCTTCGCCCCTTTGGCGATCGCCAAATCTTCCTTGCGCATGCTCGCTCAATCGCTGGCGCGCGAGTTTCACCCGCAAGGCCTCCACGTGCTGCATGTGATCGTCGACGGACAGATCGACACTCCACGACTGCGCGCGCGCGATCCTGGCCGGTCTACAGAGACACTCATTCCGCCGAACGCCATCGCCGACGCCGTCATGCACGCGCTGAAGCAGCCGAGAAACGCCTGGACACACGAGATCGATATCCGGCCGGCTTTGGAGACGTTCTAGCTATCCGAGGCCGATCACCATATCCCGTGGAAAAACCCAACCACCCCTCACTTTCCTCGCACATCCTGTTATTTCTGCCGCCGTTTTTTTGGAGCAGTAATTTCATCGTCGGCAAGGCGCTGGTCGGCATCGTGCCGCCGTGGACGCTCAACGCCGGCCGCTTCACCGTCTCGGCGCTGATTCTCCTTCCGGCACTCCTCTACTGTAAAGAATGGCCGCCGCGGCAGGCATGGTTCCCGCTGGTGTTAATGAGTCTCACGGGTGTTTTCGCCTTTAACGCCGTTCTCTACATCGGGCTCCGCCACACGAGCGCCATCAACGCTACGCTGGTCAACGCGACCACGCCGGTGACCACGGCGTTGATCGCGTGGCTGGTGATCGGGGAGGAGATAACCCGGCGGCGCGTCGCCGGCATTCTTCTGTCGTTCGCCGGCATCGGCTGGATTGTCAGCCACGGCTCTCTCGATACCCTGCTCAATCTCAACTTCAACGTCGGCGACGTAATCGTCTTTTTTGCTACCTCGCTCTGGGGATTCTACATGGTCATGGCGAAGCCGACGATGCGGCACCTTTCGCCGCTCGCGTTGACCTCCATGACCACGATCATCGGCGCGCTCTTCCTCTTGCCAGCGGCGACGATGGAGCTGCGCGCTCATCCCGCGGATTTGTGGCGCAGTGAAGTCATCCTGGCCTTTCTTTACTTGGGAATTTTTCCCTCGTTCCTTTCATTTTTGATGTGGAACCGGTCGATCCGAACCTTCGGCCCCGGCAGGGCGAGCCTCGCTTACAACACACTACCGCTTTTCGCCGTGATCCTGGCGGGAATTTTCCTAGATGAGGCGCTG encodes:
- a CDS encoding ABC transporter substrate-binding protein — its product is MSKKIHLTLACGDYEIVRALMDGSVAPDGIELTILTDMSADVRHWRMIRNREFDVAELSMSNYLAAKFRGYPLVAIPVFLHRRFRHGFIFVNAAKGVEKPADLIGKKIGLRNFQVTNNLWVRGILEHEYQVPHRKIQWFTRDPEEVEFTPPKDLMIQRVPAGKNPEKMLVDGELDAVIYPELIRPVLDRDKRVKRLFENYKELEIDYYKRTGIFPIMHTTAIKQEIVERYPWVSLNLMGAFERAKKIAYERMENPRRVPLAWFRHAQEEQEDILGRDPWEYGLGDGNRKTLETLIQYSHEQGLIGKKLPLEDLFIHPSLKG
- a CDS encoding SDR family NAD(P)-dependent oxidoreductase — translated: METAIVAGVGPGLGASLARAFSREGYAVVLLSRKLQSGEPVADEIRAHGGKALALAVDVTEREAVFEAAAKYRAEFGPVTALAYNASGFGRGKFLELDPEMIRQSFDIGVMGAVHLAQAVIPDMLKSGHGFISLTGATASLRGRASFAPLAIAKSSLRMLAQSLAREFHPQGLHVLHVIVDGQIDTPRLRARDPGRSTETLIPPNAIADAVMHALKQPRNAWTHEIDIRPALETF
- a CDS encoding EamA family transporter encodes the protein MEKPNHPSLSSHILLFLPPFFWSSNFIVGKALVGIVPPWTLNAGRFTVSALILLPALLYCKEWPPRQAWFPLVLMSLTGVFAFNAVLYIGLRHTSAINATLVNATTPVTTALIAWLVIGEEITRRRVAGILLSFAGIGWIVSHGSLDTLLNLNFNVGDVIVFFATSLWGFYMVMAKPTMRHLSPLALTSMTTIIGALFLLPAATMELRAHPADLWRSEVILAFLYLGIFPSFLSFLMWNRSIRTFGPGRASLAYNTLPLFAVILAGIFLDEALQVYQIAGGIVIIVGVLIGTRG